A segment of the Bacillus pseudomycoides genome:
TCATTTTATTTTTTAGTGTACTAAATCCTCCATTTCTCCCTCTTTCTGAATAGACCGGAGAGTAAATTTCACTTAACTCCTGTATATCTCGGAGGATTATTCTCTCTGAGACTCCTTCGTATTTAGCAAGTTCCTTTGCAGTAATGGAATTATTATTGTTTAATGCCAGCATGATTCTAATGATACGTTTAGTCTTAGACATTTAATCACCTTTTTCAAATGCTAATTTAGATAAGCGCCTATCCACAATTCCCCCCCTATCCTTTAAATAACAGAATAATAAGACTGTTATATCATTTAATTCCAAAACCAATCTAAACG
Coding sequences within it:
- a CDS encoding HTH domain-containing protein, whose translation is MSKTKRIIRIMLALNNNNSITAKELAKYEGVSERIILRDIQELSEIYSPVYSERGRNGGFSTLKNKMIPPNT